In a single window of the Bradyrhizobium erythrophlei genome:
- a CDS encoding nitroreductase family protein: MTESASKLTHDFTDRTKYDALMEVVRNRLTTRAFDSGYVMPSEHYEMILEAARHAPSGANAQPWHFIAVTDQNLKNKITEYFREEQVMRAKLKMKFPTPDYRGLASAPGFIVVASDFRWVKAFPVLNDGSELDKMYKENAERILLQSVAAATMSAHLAAAALGYNVWWVTAIGQEKAQQAMKPLLGIPAELSVLDIMCFGPPAKPPYKRWKKSLTDISNWNRFDASHFMTDAQIDNWVATTRHKVMYRDAENVD; this comes from the coding sequence ATGACTGAAAGCGCCAGCAAGCTCACCCATGATTTCACCGATCGCACAAAATACGATGCGCTCATGGAGGTCGTGAGGAACCGTCTGACGACGCGGGCATTCGATTCCGGCTACGTCATGCCGTCAGAGCATTATGAAATGATTTTGGAGGCCGCGCGACATGCTCCGTCGGGGGCGAACGCTCAGCCCTGGCACTTCATTGCCGTCACCGATCAGAACTTGAAGAACAAGATCACGGAATATTTTCGGGAAGAACAGGTCATGCGGGCCAAGCTGAAAATGAAATTCCCAACGCCCGACTACCGCGGCTTGGCGTCTGCTCCCGGCTTTATCGTCGTTGCTAGTGACTTTCGCTGGGTCAAGGCATTTCCGGTCCTGAACGACGGCTCCGAACTCGACAAGATGTACAAGGAGAACGCCGAGCGGATCCTACTCCAAAGCGTGGCGGCGGCGACCATGTCGGCGCATCTCGCCGCCGCCGCCCTTGGATATAATGTTTGGTGGGTGACAGCGATCGGCCAGGAGAAGGCGCAGCAGGCCATGAAGCCTCTGCTCGGCATTCCCGCCGAGCTGTCTGTCCTTGATATCATGTGTTTTGGCCCGCCCGCCAAGCCGCCGTACAAGCGCTGGAAGAAAAGTCTGACAGATATCAGCAACTGGAACAGGTTCGATGCGTCCCACTTCATGACGGACGCGCAGATCGACAATTGGGTGGCAACCACCCGGCACAAGGTGATGTATCGGGATGCAGAGAACGTCGACTAA
- a CDS encoding MarR family winged helix-turn-helix transcriptional regulator — MQRTSTKAAAAAAARAKPAYSLEDQVGFLLRRAYQRASSNLIDRIGPYDLTTPQFATLARLYERGTLSQNLLGRLVAMEPANIRDVVLRLKKRRLVTTRRDPDDGRLILLSLTASGTSLVEELLPIEIECTARTLAKFNANEKTLLYDLLGRLADS; from the coding sequence ATGCAGAGAACGTCGACTAAGGCCGCCGCGGCGGCGGCCGCGCGCGCCAAGCCCGCTTACAGCCTTGAGGATCAGGTTGGGTTCCTGCTGCGACGCGCCTATCAGCGCGCGTCCTCAAATCTAATCGACCGCATCGGTCCTTACGATTTGACGACGCCGCAGTTTGCCACGCTGGCCCGGCTCTACGAACGCGGGACACTCTCACAGAACCTTCTCGGCCGCCTCGTCGCCATGGAGCCCGCCAACATCAGGGATGTCGTTTTGCGGTTGAAAAAGCGCCGCCTGGTTACGACTAGGCGCGACCCAGACGATGGACGGCTGATCCTGCTCAGCCTGACAGCTTCCGGCACGTCTCTTGTTGAGGAACTGCTGCCGATCGAGATTGAGTGCACGGCACGCACTCTGGCCAAGTTCAACGCGAACGAAAAAACACTTCTCTACGACCTGCTGGGCCGGCTGGCCGATAGCTGA
- a CDS encoding nitroreductase family protein — protein MGCGHSDHDTGYQEFIEVVKKRRSVRRFEKGKKVEREILLKIAEAGRWAPTGANAQCWDLIVVDDADTKQAVLDVFLRQSQRLVDHAKGFPAVKKTYLANTVAIFVVLGDPRFKACFPQGTSPEWQREYSENNERIFLASLGAAIQNIQLAVTACGLTSAWLSGGGEDKTNEELAAVLGYPPFLSAIGTVPVGYPEKNVGRRYRRSLEKIVHWNRYEAEKLRPDAMIEHYVTEVRPFAMYRGVENVGEWEDAEEILGKWKDFYLGS, from the coding sequence ATGGGTTGCGGACATTCGGATCACGACACCGGCTATCAAGAGTTCATCGAGGTCGTCAAAAAACGCCGGAGCGTCCGGCGATTCGAAAAAGGGAAGAAGGTCGAGCGTGAAATCCTGCTGAAAATCGCCGAAGCGGGTCGGTGGGCCCCGACAGGCGCCAATGCGCAATGCTGGGACCTAATCGTCGTCGACGACGCCGATACCAAGCAGGCGGTGCTCGATGTCTTCTTGCGTCAATCGCAGAGGCTGGTCGATCACGCAAAGGGTTTCCCCGCCGTCAAGAAAACCTATCTTGCAAACACGGTCGCAATTTTTGTTGTGCTGGGTGATCCGCGCTTCAAGGCCTGTTTCCCGCAGGGGACCAGCCCGGAATGGCAGCGCGAATATAGCGAGAACAATGAGCGTATTTTTCTGGCTTCGCTTGGCGCCGCGATCCAAAACATTCAGCTCGCCGTCACCGCTTGTGGCTTGACGTCAGCGTGGCTGTCTGGAGGCGGCGAGGACAAAACCAACGAAGAGCTGGCGGCGGTCCTTGGATATCCGCCATTCCTCAGCGCGATCGGGACTGTTCCTGTCGGCTATCCAGAAAAGAATGTCGGTCGGCGCTATCGAAGGTCGCTCGAGAAGATCGTTCACTGGAATCGATACGAGGCAGAAAAACTCAGGCCAGACGCAATGATCGAGCATTACGTCACCGAGGTGAGGCCATTTGCCATGTACCGGGGAGTGGAAAACGTCGGCGAATGGGAAGACGCCGAGGAGATCCTTGGCAAATGGAAGGATTTTTACCTCGGCTCTTAG
- a CDS encoding integration host factor subunit alpha, with protein MPKTSKAVTRVDLYEAVYQKVGLSRTESSAFVELVLQEITDCLEKGETVKLSSFGSFMVREKGGRLGRNPKTGIEVPISPRRVVVFKPSAIMKQQINSQPPGSGAVAGAETRSSLAGG; from the coding sequence ATGCCAAAAACTAGCAAAGCGGTCACACGCGTCGATCTGTACGAGGCGGTCTACCAGAAGGTAGGACTGTCCCGAACTGAATCATCCGCTTTTGTTGAACTGGTCTTGCAAGAGATCACCGACTGCCTGGAGAAGGGCGAGACGGTGAAGCTGTCTTCGTTCGGGTCATTCATGGTACGCGAAAAAGGCGGACGTCTCGGGCGCAATCCCAAGACCGGCATCGAGGTGCCGATCTCTCCGCGACGCGTGGTGGTGTTCAAGCCCTCAGCTATTATGAAACAGCAGATCAACAGCCAGCCACCCGGTAGCGGCGCGGTCGCGGGCGCGGAAACCCGGTCGTCCTTGGCGGGCGGCTGA
- a CDS encoding arylsulfatase: MKVTALMRFASAATLLALMGSATAFAQQSNKPNVVFILADNVGYGDLGSYGGGELRGAPTPRLDALAQEGLRLTQFLVEPACTPSRAALMTGQYSIRNGLSLIAIEGSPYTLPANAFTIGELFKSVGYATAIFGKWHLGSAPQSLPTAHGFDEFYGIPPDISWDAATYVVTIALTHSINEPYETLLKTGPQIVEAKAGGPLQTVKPYTEEVRANIDDELVDKSIDFMRRQTAAGKPFFLYLPFSMGHFPNLPSQQFKGKSRIGNYGDKLMEGDYHVGQILDTLKQLGIDDNTIVVFASDNGPQGETAREHGNQGTPDMGNSGPFRGELGEVTEGAIRTAAMIRWPGKVKPNTTTYAMFSIMDFMPTFAHIVGGKMPTDRPIDGIDQIDLLLGSTATGHRESLLSFIGADLVAARWKQWRIYFTDVHPTGIGPQRQPGMFSASAPMAGYPKIYNIEMDPHEDLIVAAMFGWVSGPALKTVDEYLATLKRYPNPPSPNITQFRSGG; the protein is encoded by the coding sequence ATGAAAGTCACAGCCTTAATGCGCTTCGCTTCAGCGGCGACGCTACTTGCTTTGATGGGTTCGGCGACCGCCTTTGCGCAACAAAGCAATAAGCCCAACGTTGTTTTTATTCTCGCCGACAACGTCGGCTACGGCGACCTTGGGTCATATGGCGGCGGCGAGTTGCGCGGGGCTCCGACGCCGCGCCTCGATGCACTGGCTCAAGAGGGATTGCGTCTCACGCAATTCCTAGTGGAACCAGCGTGCACCCCCTCCCGTGCGGCGCTTATGACCGGACAATACTCGATCCGCAACGGTCTGTCGCTGATCGCCATTGAGGGCAGCCCCTATACACTTCCCGCTAACGCCTTCACCATCGGTGAGTTGTTCAAGAGTGTGGGCTATGCCACCGCGATTTTTGGAAAGTGGCACCTTGGAAGTGCGCCGCAGAGCTTGCCGACCGCGCACGGCTTTGATGAGTTCTACGGCATCCCGCCGGACATTAGCTGGGATGCAGCAACATATGTGGTGACAATCGCCCTCACGCACTCGATCAATGAGCCGTACGAAACACTGCTAAAGACTGGGCCGCAGATCGTTGAGGCGAAGGCCGGTGGGCCGTTGCAGACGGTGAAGCCATATACCGAGGAGGTGCGTGCCAATATCGACGATGAGTTGGTCGACAAATCAATTGACTTCATGCGGCGTCAAACGGCCGCTGGGAAGCCCTTCTTCCTCTACCTGCCGTTCTCGATGGGGCACTTCCCGAACCTGCCTTCGCAGCAGTTCAAGGGCAAGTCGCGGATCGGCAACTACGGCGACAAGCTGATGGAGGGGGACTACCATGTCGGCCAGATCCTCGACACGCTGAAACAACTTGGCATCGACGACAACACCATCGTCGTCTTTGCCTCCGACAATGGGCCGCAGGGGGAAACCGCACGCGAACACGGTAACCAAGGGACGCCGGACATGGGCAATTCCGGTCCGTTCCGTGGAGAGTTAGGCGAAGTGACAGAGGGCGCGATACGGACAGCGGCAATGATCCGTTGGCCCGGCAAGGTCAAGCCGAACACAACCACCTACGCCATGTTCTCGATCATGGACTTCATGCCGACCTTCGCCCACATCGTCGGCGGCAAGATGCCAACGGACCGACCGATTGACGGCATCGATCAAATCGACCTCTTGCTCGGAAGCACAGCCACAGGACATCGCGAAAGCCTCTTGAGCTTTATCGGTGCAGACCTCGTCGCGGCGCGTTGGAAGCAGTGGCGCATTTACTTCACCGACGTTCATCCGACCGGCATTGGACCGCAGCGGCAGCCCGGTATGTTCTCCGCCAGCGCTCCGATGGCCGGCTACCCGAAGATTTACAACATTGAAATGGATCCGCACGAGGATCTGATTGTAGCGGCAATGTTTGGCTGGGTATCGGGGCCTGCGCTCAAAACTGTCGATGAGTACTTGGCAACGCTTAAGCGATATCCAAATCCGCCCTCGCCGAACATCACGCAATTTCGCAGCGGTGGCTAA